The genomic segment AAAATTTCTTTTACAAGTAAAGGGGCAAGTCCCAAAGACGGCTCATCAAGCATCAGCATCTCGGGCTTTGCCATAAGGGCACGGCCGATAGCTATCATCTGCTGCTCTCCGCCTGAACAATAACCTGCCAGCCGGTTTGTAATCCTTCCCAGACGGGGAAAATATTCATACATGCGCTGATGATCAGCTTTTATCTGCCGGAAACCATCTTTACGGGTAACAGAACCTGCCCTGATATTCTCATCCACAGTCAAATGTTTAAATACCCGGCGGCCTTCAGGAACCATTACAGCACCCTGTTTCACAATTTCAGTACCAAGCAGATTTGTAATATCTTTATTTTTGAAACAGATATATCCGTCACGAATATATCCGTTTTCAGGTTTGAGAAGACCGCTGACAGCCCTTAAAGTTGTTGTCTTGCCTGCTCCGTTTGTACCTAACAATGCAACAATACTGCCTTTTTGCACATTCAGGCTTACACCTCTTAATACCTGGA from the Desulfonema limicola genome contains:
- a CDS encoding ABC transporter ATP-binding protein produces the protein MTNERTEEMLLEVNNIEVVYNDIIQVLRGVSLNVQKGSIVALLGTNGAGKTTTLRAVSGLLKPENGYIRDGYICFKNKDITNLLGTEIVKQGAVMVPEGRRVFKHLTVDENIRAGSVTRKDGFRQIKADHQRMYEYFPRLGRITNRLAGYCSGGEQQMIAIGRALMAKPEMLMLDEPSLGLAPLLVKEIFKQIQLINMELDTTILVVEQNARIALDISDYAYIMESGKIVLEGPSLDLQKNPDVKEFYMGITQGGARKSFKEVKSYKRRKRWM